The Cellulomonas sp. S1-8 genomic sequence GGAAGTCGGCAGATCGGCGCAGCCGGTGCGCAGCGGGGAGCACCGGGACGGGCGTCAGGCCGAGAGCTCGGTGCGCCCCTTGCGGCGGCGTGCCGCGAGGATGGCGCGACCGGCGCGCGTGCGCATGCGCAGACGGAAGCCGTGGGTCTTGGCCCGGCGCCGGTTGTTCGGCTGGAAGGTGCGCTTGGTCACGACGTTCTCCACACGTTTGTCGTAGCGATCGCGCGCAGTCGCGCGACCAGGTCCTGGTGCCGCGTTCCACCGCTCCAGGGAACGCACGCAGGTGCACGTGCGAAGGCGTCAGGGCGCGCCGGACGGAGCCGTTGAAAGGCTGGATCACGTTACGCT encodes the following:
- the rpmH gene encoding 50S ribosomal protein L34, which codes for MTKRTFQPNNRRRAKTHGFRLRMRTRAGRAILAARRRKGRTELSA